One genomic window of Microbacterium testaceum StLB037 includes the following:
- a CDS encoding PucR family transcriptional regulator — MTPLDLAALLAHPANGGIRVVVEAADAFAGVVVAAREAMLPARGAGELAALTEPPPTAPWQQDALVRRVRDRGFPGLALSGAEVLGAGSRRLAARLGLTVLEVDDPMALARAGWELVQGRDALTLGYVRRVAQSIEYSASHLADLLRHLSASVGHGVALIDAEGVLLEAGGHLPEAVRAAIDVGLWQDAVSVAEGAAASVRVDSPSRAGLRLAMFGAGLSPAQLAALAVAAEVAMPAVAARILIDEVADVSDAAVASGLLREFLEARDARDPDVEQRMSERGWRTGGYHLAFRIAGRRRLETLELLRFVRRSLATLPVDSQAVTSGRGITGWLSFAEPPPAPRLDEHVASLRALHDGARRSFDVATGIGALDSGAGGLLTSIDGAVDGARIAAARAATGWFVRVDALGIEQVLLSWAGSDTFVPAAESLLAPLASQGPELLETLTAYLDHESGVSATAAALGLHRNTVAMRIARAQELLGVDLTDTDARLALHLACRALR, encoded by the coding sequence ATGACCCCCCTCGACCTTGCCGCGCTGCTGGCGCACCCCGCGAACGGCGGAATCCGCGTCGTGGTGGAGGCGGCGGACGCCTTTGCGGGGGTCGTGGTCGCGGCGCGCGAGGCGATGCTGCCCGCCCGCGGGGCGGGCGAACTCGCCGCCCTCACCGAGCCGCCGCCCACGGCCCCCTGGCAGCAGGACGCTCTCGTCCGCCGCGTCCGGGACCGCGGCTTCCCCGGACTCGCCCTGTCGGGAGCCGAGGTCCTCGGCGCGGGAAGCCGCCGGCTCGCCGCGCGACTGGGGCTGACGGTGCTCGAGGTCGACGACCCGATGGCGCTCGCGCGCGCCGGCTGGGAGCTCGTGCAGGGGCGTGACGCCCTCACGCTCGGGTACGTCCGCCGGGTCGCCCAGTCCATCGAATACTCGGCGTCGCATCTCGCCGACCTGCTTCGGCACCTCTCGGCCAGCGTCGGACACGGGGTCGCCCTCATCGACGCCGAGGGCGTCCTGCTCGAGGCCGGCGGGCACCTGCCCGAGGCCGTGCGGGCCGCGATCGACGTCGGCCTCTGGCAGGACGCGGTCTCGGTCGCCGAGGGGGCGGCCGCGTCGGTGCGCGTCGACAGCCCGAGCCGTGCGGGATTGCGCTTGGCGATGTTCGGTGCGGGGCTCAGCCCCGCGCAGTTGGCGGCGCTCGCGGTCGCCGCAGAGGTCGCGATGCCGGCGGTCGCCGCGCGCATCCTCATCGACGAGGTGGCCGACGTGAGCGATGCCGCCGTGGCATCCGGTCTCCTACGCGAGTTCCTCGAAGCGCGGGATGCACGCGACCCCGACGTCGAGCAGCGCATGAGCGAGCGCGGGTGGCGGACGGGCGGATACCACCTCGCCTTCCGGATCGCGGGGCGCCGTCGCCTGGAGACCCTCGAGCTGCTGCGATTCGTGCGCCGGAGCCTCGCGACCCTGCCCGTCGACTCGCAGGCGGTCACCAGCGGTCGCGGTATCACGGGGTGGTTGAGCTTCGCCGAGCCGCCGCCCGCCCCGCGCCTCGACGAACATGTCGCGTCGCTGCGAGCACTTCACGACGGCGCTCGGCGGTCGTTCGACGTCGCCACCGGCATCGGTGCGCTCGACAGCGGCGCGGGCGGACTGCTGACGAGCATCGACGGGGCAGTGGACGGTGCGCGCATCGCCGCGGCCCGAGCAGCGACCGGATGGTTCGTGCGCGTCGACGCCCTCGGCATCGAGCAGGTCCTGCTGTCGTGGGCGGGGTCGGACACGTTCGTCCCCGCCGCGGAATCGCTGCTGGCGCCCCTCGCGTCGCAGGGGCCCGAGCTTCTCGAGACCCTCACCGCGTACCTCGATCACGAATCGGGCGTGTCGGCGACGGCCGCGGCGCTCGGGCTCCACCGAAACACGGTCGCGATGCGGATCGCCCGCGCCCAGGAGCTCCTCGGCGTCGACCTCACCGACACCGACGCGCGCCTCGCCCTGCATCTCGCCTGCCGCGCGCTGCGCTGA
- a CDS encoding glucoamylase family protein, with translation MKHTLAASTAIVGLVLGGFAASGPAVAAPPAAADRPGPPGHAGPPAHAGPGARDLERYAADTWTSLAAMAHENTGLPDDNIGGALDEATASGYTSPTNIGGYLWSTVTARDLGIISADEARERLAATVSTLETMERNEGSGMYYNWYAPDTGAKLEIFPTSGEVIHPFLSTVDNGWLAAGLRIVREAESTLADRADALYESMDFSAFFDTAGAAGLPAGTNRGGFWEAPPGDGCAVEAPMYNGSGETAFYTCHHYDTTVSESRIATYLGIAEGSIPASGLYGTHRTMPAGCDWAWQEQLPTGETRTYDGVDVYEGVYSYDGMSFAPSWGGSMFEALMPDLLIPEAEWGPRSWGVNHPITVEVQKRHGLKEAGYGYWGFSPASNPFGGYSEYGVDIAGIRSDGYTSDAEKTDVDVDRPGCTEGTNPNPTFGDGVVTPHAAFLALPYDRPGVLKNLRGLEKKLGAYGPGGFYDAVAVKSGTIAERYLSLDQSMIMAAIGNALTDDSLKDYMVDDRMEQNLRPAIEQQVFGSSWGASRP, from the coding sequence ATGAAGCACACCCTCGCGGCATCCACCGCGATCGTCGGACTCGTCCTGGGCGGTTTCGCCGCCTCTGGTCCCGCCGTCGCCGCACCGCCCGCGGCGGCTGACAGACCCGGACCTCCCGGGCACGCCGGCCCGCCCGCGCACGCCGGCCCCGGCGCGCGCGACCTCGAGCGCTACGCCGCAGACACCTGGACCTCCCTCGCCGCGATGGCCCACGAGAACACCGGCCTGCCCGACGACAACATCGGCGGTGCGCTCGATGAGGCCACGGCATCCGGTTACACCTCGCCGACGAACATCGGCGGTTACCTCTGGTCGACGGTGACCGCGCGCGACCTGGGGATCATCAGCGCCGACGAAGCGCGCGAGCGCCTGGCCGCCACCGTCTCGACGCTCGAGACCATGGAGCGCAACGAGGGAAGCGGCATGTACTACAACTGGTACGCGCCCGACACCGGTGCCAAGCTCGAGATCTTCCCGACCTCGGGCGAGGTCATCCACCCGTTCCTCAGCACGGTCGACAACGGCTGGCTCGCGGCGGGGCTGCGGATCGTCCGCGAGGCGGAGTCGACGCTCGCCGACCGCGCCGACGCGTTGTACGAGTCGATGGACTTCTCGGCGTTCTTCGACACCGCGGGGGCCGCGGGCCTGCCCGCCGGCACCAACCGCGGCGGCTTCTGGGAGGCTCCTCCCGGCGACGGCTGCGCGGTCGAGGCGCCGATGTACAACGGCAGCGGTGAGACCGCGTTCTACACGTGTCACCACTACGACACGACGGTCAGCGAGAGCCGCATCGCGACGTACCTGGGGATCGCGGAGGGTTCGATCCCGGCATCCGGTCTGTACGGCACGCATCGCACCATGCCCGCGGGCTGCGACTGGGCGTGGCAGGAGCAGCTGCCGACCGGTGAGACCCGCACCTACGACGGCGTCGACGTCTACGAGGGCGTGTATTCCTACGACGGGATGAGCTTCGCGCCGAGCTGGGGCGGCAGCATGTTCGAGGCGCTCATGCCCGACCTCCTCATCCCTGAGGCGGAATGGGGCCCGCGCTCCTGGGGCGTGAACCACCCGATCACCGTCGAGGTGCAGAAGCGGCACGGCCTGAAGGAAGCCGGCTACGGGTACTGGGGCTTCTCGCCCGCCAGCAACCCGTTCGGCGGCTACAGCGAATACGGCGTCGACATCGCCGGCATCCGGTCCGATGGATACACCTCGGATGCCGAGAAGACCGACGTCGACGTCGACCGCCCCGGCTGCACCGAGGGGACGAACCCGAACCCGACGTTCGGCGACGGGGTCGTCACCCCGCACGCGGCGTTCCTCGCTCTGCCGTACGACCGGCCCGGGGTGCTGAAGAACCTGCGCGGTCTGGAGAAGAAGCTCGGCGCGTACGGTCCCGGCGGGTTCTACGACGCGGTCGCGGTGAAGAGCGGGACGATCGCCGAGCGATACCTCTCGCTCGACCAGTCGATGATCATGGCGGCGATCGGCAACGCGCTGACCGACGACTCCCTGAAGGACTACATGGTCGATGACAGGATGGAGCAGAACCTCCGGCCCGCCATCGAACAGCAGGTCTTCGGCTCGTCGTGGGGCGCGTCGCGTCCCTGA
- a CDS encoding TetR/AcrR family transcriptional regulator gives MTDAPAPRARRGSYAKGQQTRQRIVDEAVVVFGRSGVTAGSLREVATRVALTPAGLMHHFASKEELFAEVLRQRDERVRAAAGDPHEHTLVEQMQKVVAHNATTRGLTSLYTLVVAEAGDPAHPSHEAFAERYRHGAETAADLLRAGQAAGEVRADIDPARAARLLSAVMDGLQQQWLLDDSVDMPALFAEFVRGYLRPPA, from the coding sequence ATGACCGACGCACCTGCGCCCCGCGCGCGCCGCGGGAGCTACGCGAAGGGGCAGCAGACGCGTCAGCGCATCGTCGACGAGGCGGTGGTGGTGTTCGGGCGATCGGGTGTCACGGCCGGGTCGCTCCGCGAGGTCGCGACGCGGGTGGCCCTGACCCCCGCCGGGCTCATGCACCACTTCGCGTCCAAGGAGGAGCTGTTCGCCGAGGTGCTGCGCCAGCGCGACGAGCGTGTCCGGGCGGCGGCGGGCGATCCGCACGAGCACACCCTCGTCGAGCAGATGCAGAAGGTCGTCGCGCACAACGCCACCACCCGCGGCCTCACCTCGCTCTACACCCTCGTCGTCGCCGAGGCGGGCGACCCCGCCCATCCCTCGCACGAGGCCTTCGCGGAGAGGTACCGGCACGGCGCCGAGACCGCCGCCGACCTGCTGCGCGCGGGTCAGGCCGCGGGTGAGGTGCGGGCCGACATCGATCCCGCGCGGGCGGCTCGGCTGTTGAGCGCCGTGATGGACGGACTGCAGCAGCAGTGGCTCCTGGACGACTCGGTCGACATGCCCGCGCTGTTCGCCGAGTTCGTGCGGGGGTACCTGCGGCCGCCGGCCTGA
- a CDS encoding extracellular solute-binding protein: MKKTRWSAVAVIAAAAIALTGCGRTSDTGSGPSEAGTIGDAKAEGTLTMWAMGAEGEALPDFVKTFEEANPGVTVNVTPVPWDAAYSKFQTAIAGGNTPDLAMVGSTWMADFGDALQTVPTDLSTDGMFPGAVDSTKIDDRATGVPWYVDTRVLYYRTDIAAQAGWTSAPTTWDDLKKMAADMQAKGGADYGIRLPSGNDSFQGNLWMPWSNGAELEDGSTWTLDTPETTEAFEYYQSFYTDGIANPAADRSAGAQEADFVSGKTPMFIDGPAFIGLLEDLGGEGFSDKISTAVLPAKESSTSFSGGSNLAVFDNSKNAASAWKLVQWLSEPETQAAWYEATGDLPAVQDAWKSDALSSSKTLAAFGTQLETAKSVPAVTTWVQVAAAGDAMLEKLRLGQQSPADGLKELQATADQLGLG, from the coding sequence ATGAAGAAGACCCGATGGAGCGCCGTGGCCGTGATCGCCGCGGCGGCGATCGCCCTCACCGGCTGTGGGCGCACCTCCGACACCGGATCCGGCCCCAGCGAGGCGGGCACGATCGGTGACGCCAAGGCCGAGGGCACTCTCACCATGTGGGCGATGGGTGCCGAGGGCGAGGCGCTGCCCGACTTCGTCAAGACGTTCGAGGAGGCCAACCCCGGAGTGACCGTCAACGTCACACCCGTGCCGTGGGATGCCGCGTACAGCAAGTTCCAGACGGCGATCGCCGGCGGCAACACCCCCGACCTCGCCATGGTCGGCTCGACCTGGATGGCCGACTTCGGCGACGCGCTGCAGACGGTTCCCACCGACCTCTCCACCGACGGCATGTTCCCCGGCGCGGTCGACTCCACCAAGATCGACGACCGGGCGACCGGCGTCCCCTGGTATGTCGACACCCGCGTCCTCTACTACCGCACCGACATCGCGGCGCAGGCCGGCTGGACCTCGGCTCCCACCACCTGGGACGACCTGAAGAAGATGGCCGCCGACATGCAGGCCAAGGGCGGCGCCGACTACGGCATCCGTCTCCCCTCGGGCAACGACTCGTTCCAGGGGAACCTCTGGATGCCGTGGTCGAACGGCGCCGAGCTGGAGGACGGCTCCACGTGGACCCTCGACACCCCCGAGACCACCGAGGCGTTCGAGTACTACCAGAGCTTCTACACCGACGGCATCGCGAACCCCGCCGCCGACCGCTCGGCCGGCGCGCAGGAGGCGGACTTCGTCTCGGGCAAGACCCCGATGTTCATCGACGGGCCGGCCTTCATCGGTCTGCTCGAAGACCTCGGCGGCGAGGGCTTCAGCGACAAGATCTCGACCGCGGTCCTGCCGGCCAAGGAGTCCTCGACCTCATTCAGCGGTGGCTCGAACCTCGCCGTGTTCGACAACTCGAAGAACGCCGCGAGCGCCTGGAAGCTCGTGCAGTGGCTGAGCGAGCCCGAGACGCAGGCCGCCTGGTACGAGGCGACCGGTGACCTCCCCGCTGTCCAGGATGCCTGGAAGTCCGACGCCCTGTCCTCGTCGAAGACCCTCGCCGCTTTCGGTACCCAGCTCGAGACCGCCAAGTCGGTGCCCGCCGTCACCACGTGGGTGCAGGTCGCCGCGGCCGGTGACGCGATGCTCGAGAAGCTCCGCCTCGGCCAGCAGAGCCCGGCCGACGGGCTGAAGGAGCTCCAGGCCACCGCGGACCAGCTGGGTCTGGGCTGA
- a CDS encoding carbohydrate ABC transporter permease, translated as MTQAVVGAAGRAPAPGRTRAGGASSRRRRQGWVAWGFALPFVAVFAVFMVVPIVGSFAMSFTDFTARDIRSPFAVNFVGLEQYAGVLTDPVFLTSLGVTATFVVVGIPVTMAVALALALALNASKGRFVSILRVGFYAPVVTSIVAVAVVWRYILQPEGLLNSALAIIGIQGPDWLNDTRTALPSLIAMAVWRNVGTLMVIFLAGLQAIPTDVKEAALMDGASSRRRLTSVTLPLLRPTLLLGAVLISVGFLQFFEEAFVMTQGGPLNSTLSVAYYTFKQFGFGQYGTASAASYLLFLAIALLSLVQFRVLRSKD; from the coding sequence ATGACGCAGGCAGTCGTGGGTGCGGCCGGGCGGGCTCCGGCCCCCGGTCGCACCCGCGCCGGCGGGGCGTCGAGCCGCCGCCGGCGCCAGGGATGGGTCGCGTGGGGCTTCGCCCTGCCGTTCGTCGCGGTCTTCGCGGTCTTCATGGTCGTGCCGATCGTCGGCTCCTTCGCGATGTCGTTCACCGACTTCACGGCGCGCGACATCCGCTCGCCGTTCGCGGTGAACTTCGTCGGACTCGAGCAGTACGCGGGGGTCCTCACCGACCCCGTCTTCCTCACGTCGCTGGGCGTGACCGCGACGTTCGTCGTGGTCGGCATCCCGGTCACGATGGCGGTCGCGCTGGCCCTCGCCCTCGCGCTGAACGCCAGCAAGGGACGGTTCGTCTCGATCCTGCGTGTGGGCTTCTACGCCCCGGTCGTGACGAGCATCGTCGCGGTGGCCGTCGTCTGGCGCTACATCCTGCAGCCGGAAGGCCTGCTCAACTCGGCGCTCGCGATCATCGGCATCCAGGGTCCGGACTGGCTCAACGACACCCGTACCGCGCTTCCCTCGCTCATCGCGATGGCGGTCTGGCGCAACGTCGGCACGCTCATGGTGATCTTCCTCGCGGGGCTCCAGGCGATCCCCACCGACGTCAAGGAGGCCGCCCTCATGGACGGCGCCTCGTCGCGGCGCCGCCTGACCTCGGTCACGCTCCCGCTGCTGCGCCCCACCCTGCTGCTCGGCGCGGTGCTCATCTCCGTCGGTTTCCTGCAGTTCTTCGAGGAGGCGTTCGTGATGACCCAGGGCGGGCCGCTCAACTCCACCCTCTCGGTGGCCTATTACACGTTCAAGCAGTTCGGCTTCGGGCAGTACGGCACGGCCTCGGCCGCGAGCTACCTGCTGTTCCTCGCGATCGCGCTGCTCAGCCTGGTGCAGTTCCGCGTGCTGCGCTCGAAGGATTGA
- a CDS encoding carbohydrate ABC transporter permease, with the protein MTLTSPAAPAAVAEATRPPRRRRADKRVTPGRALTYTVLVVGLIVWVLPFAWMLLGSVKTQREILQRPPTWWPQAFTWDNFGAWFGQLNFGQFFGNSILVALFTVAGNLVFCSMVGYALAKMDFPGKKALFLVVMVTLMVPGVVTFVPLFVMVSSLGLVDSYAALILPFVTTPLGVFLMRQFMLGIPDPLLEAARIDGAGELRIFARIVMPLCGPPLATLGILTFLASWNNFLWPLVAAQTEAKYTLPVALSLYSTGQNATDYGLLLAGSVLVIAPIILLFVFLQRYFIQGIASTGLK; encoded by the coding sequence ATGACACTCACGTCTCCCGCGGCTCCGGCCGCCGTCGCCGAAGCGACGCGGCCGCCGCGTCGCCGCCGCGCCGACAAGCGCGTCACCCCCGGGCGCGCACTCACCTACACCGTGCTCGTCGTGGGCCTGATCGTGTGGGTCCTTCCCTTCGCCTGGATGCTGCTGGGCTCGGTCAAGACGCAGCGCGAGATCCTGCAGCGCCCGCCCACGTGGTGGCCGCAGGCGTTCACCTGGGACAACTTCGGCGCCTGGTTCGGGCAGCTGAACTTCGGGCAGTTCTTCGGCAACAGCATCCTCGTGGCGCTGTTCACGGTCGCGGGCAACCTCGTGTTCTGCTCGATGGTCGGCTACGCGCTGGCGAAGATGGACTTCCCCGGCAAGAAGGCGCTGTTCCTCGTCGTCATGGTGACGCTGATGGTCCCCGGCGTCGTCACCTTCGTGCCGCTGTTCGTGATGGTCTCCTCGCTCGGCCTCGTCGACAGCTACGCGGCGCTGATCCTGCCGTTCGTCACCACTCCGCTCGGGGTGTTCCTCATGCGGCAGTTCATGCTCGGCATCCCGGACCCGCTGCTCGAGGCTGCGCGTATCGACGGTGCCGGGGAGCTGCGCATCTTCGCGCGGATCGTGATGCCGCTGTGCGGGCCGCCGCTCGCGACCCTCGGCATCCTGACCTTCCTCGCCTCGTGGAACAACTTCCTCTGGCCGCTCGTGGCGGCGCAGACCGAGGCGAAGTACACCCTCCCGGTCGCCCTGTCGCTGTACTCGACGGGACAGAACGCCACCGACTACGGCCTGCTGCTCGCGGGGTCCGTGCTGGTGATCGCGCCGATCATCCTGCTGTTCGTCTTCCTGCAGCGCTACTTCATCCAGGGCATCGCCTCGACCGGCCTGAAGTGA
- a CDS encoding glycoside hydrolase family 3 protein → MTHARFLTAPDGTRFRDLNGNGVMDPYENPALSVEERTDDLVSRLSLEEKVGLMFQTVIEVGDEGELLEAPGKISKSPTTTVVVGKHMNHFNVHAIRTARQAATWNNNLQALAETTPHGIPVTISTDPRHAFVENTGVAFSAGPFSQWPEGLGLAALDDVDTVREFAEVARREYVAVGIRAALHPQIDLATEPRWGRQAQTLGQDAARVTEFTAAYLQGFQGDELGPDSVACTTKHFPGGGPQLDGEDAHFPYGREQVYPGGMFDYHLEPFREAIRCGTAGMMPYYGMPVGLEVDGLPIEEVGFGYNRQIITGLLREQLGYDGVVVTDWELVNDNHVGDQVLPARAWGVEHLSAVERMEKILDAGSDQFGGEECVEMLVDLVRAGRVSEERIDESVRRLLRVKFQLGLFDDPYVDVDEAERIVGNAEFRALGERAQAHSLTVLVNEGDVLPLRPAGAVYIEGFRPDDVAELGRVVTDPAEADLAIVRIGAPFDPRDDLFLEAWFHQGSLEFAPGLVYRLQQIAASCPLILVVNLDRPAILTPFVGHAAAIVADYGSSSAAVLDALTGRVPPRGRLPIEIPRSMDAVRSSREDVPSDTGDPVFPVHHGVELKVSTGAQRG, encoded by the coding sequence ATGACCCACGCCCGCTTCCTCACCGCGCCCGACGGCACGCGCTTCCGCGACCTGAACGGCAACGGCGTGATGGACCCGTACGAGAACCCGGCGCTGAGCGTCGAGGAGCGCACCGACGACCTCGTCTCGCGTCTCAGCCTCGAAGAGAAGGTCGGTCTGATGTTCCAGACCGTGATCGAGGTCGGCGACGAGGGCGAGCTGCTCGAGGCCCCCGGCAAGATCTCGAAGTCGCCGACGACGACCGTGGTGGTCGGCAAGCACATGAACCACTTCAACGTGCACGCCATCCGCACCGCCCGCCAGGCGGCGACCTGGAACAACAACCTGCAGGCACTGGCCGAGACGACGCCGCACGGCATCCCGGTCACCATCAGCACCGATCCGCGCCACGCGTTCGTCGAGAACACCGGTGTGGCGTTCTCGGCCGGCCCGTTCTCGCAGTGGCCCGAGGGTCTCGGGCTCGCGGCCCTCGACGACGTCGACACCGTGCGGGAGTTCGCCGAGGTCGCGCGGCGCGAGTACGTCGCCGTCGGCATTCGCGCGGCCCTCCACCCGCAGATCGACCTGGCCACCGAGCCGCGGTGGGGCCGCCAGGCGCAGACCCTGGGTCAGGATGCCGCCCGGGTCACCGAGTTCACCGCGGCCTACCTGCAGGGGTTCCAGGGCGACGAGCTCGGACCCGACAGCGTGGCCTGCACGACCAAGCACTTCCCGGGCGGCGGGCCGCAGCTAGACGGCGAGGACGCGCACTTCCCCTACGGCCGCGAGCAGGTGTACCCCGGCGGCATGTTCGACTACCACCTCGAGCCGTTCCGCGAGGCGATCCGCTGCGGCACCGCCGGGATGATGCCCTACTACGGCATGCCGGTGGGCCTCGAGGTCGACGGCCTGCCGATCGAGGAGGTCGGCTTCGGCTACAACCGCCAGATCATCACGGGGTTGCTCCGCGAGCAGCTCGGCTACGACGGTGTCGTCGTCACCGACTGGGAGCTCGTCAACGACAACCACGTGGGCGATCAGGTGCTGCCCGCCCGCGCCTGGGGCGTCGAGCACCTCTCCGCCGTGGAGCGCATGGAGAAGATCCTGGATGCCGGGAGCGACCAGTTCGGCGGGGAGGAGTGCGTCGAGATGCTCGTCGACCTCGTCCGCGCGGGCCGGGTGAGCGAGGAGCGGATCGACGAGTCCGTCCGGCGCCTGCTGCGGGTGAAGTTCCAGCTCGGTCTGTTCGACGACCCGTACGTCGACGTCGACGAGGCCGAGCGCATCGTCGGCAACGCGGAGTTCCGTGCGCTGGGGGAGCGGGCGCAGGCGCATTCGCTCACCGTGCTCGTCAACGAGGGCGACGTGCTGCCCCTCCGCCCCGCGGGCGCGGTGTACATCGAGGGCTTCCGCCCTGACGATGTCGCCGAGCTCGGCCGGGTGGTCACCGACCCCGCGGAGGCGGACCTCGCGATCGTCCGCATCGGCGCGCCGTTCGACCCGCGCGACGACCTCTTCCTCGAGGCGTGGTTCCACCAGGGCTCTCTCGAGTTCGCGCCGGGTCTGGTGTACCGGTTGCAGCAGATCGCGGCATCCTGCCCTCTCATCCTCGTCGTGAACCTCGACCGGCCGGCGATCCTCACCCCCTTCGTGGGCCACGCCGCGGCGATCGTCGCCGACTACGGCAGCTCCTCGGCGGCCGTCCTCGACGCCCTCACCGGCCGCGTGCCCCCGCGCGGGCGTCTGCCGATCGAGATCCCCCGGTCGATGGATGCCGTGCGTTCCTCGCGCGAGGATGTACCGTCGGACACCGGCGACCCCGTCTTCCCCGTGCATCACGGGGTGGAGCTGAAGGTGTCGACCGGCGCGCAGAGGGGGTAA
- a CDS encoding LacI family DNA-binding transcriptional regulator yields the protein MAEGQTTRRPTVYDVANEANVSIASVSFAFRRPDKLSDATRQRVLDAARRLGYAPSGAARGLARGRTGTLGLHAFDLLLERADPLAQPLSGMQSPPLDTGGVIPWDQTDDDVLSDPRAFPLYVDEVQRGFELECWALGRPVMLSSGSDADVSVADTVGRVDGLAIFPSPQTAPTLARHSLSIPIVLFSTAPADDAHHRVRVDNARGMRALVAHLVEEHSATDLAFVGRLEATDAVERRDAMVAELEARGIRPRPEIVDATVRGEDDLVPQVRALIAAGRMPQAFVCATDQNAFTLLDVLAAEGVRVPEDVAVTGFDGTLGSRLTTPPLTTVRQPMEAMGRAAARILAGTAGSPPPDGAFDVVFEPRVLVRESCGC from the coding sequence ATGGCGGAGGGGCAGACGACGCGGCGACCGACCGTGTACGACGTCGCGAACGAGGCGAACGTCTCGATCGCGTCGGTGTCGTTCGCGTTCCGTCGTCCCGACAAGCTCAGCGACGCCACGCGCCAGCGGGTGCTCGACGCGGCCCGCCGCTTGGGGTACGCCCCCAGCGGCGCCGCCCGGGGGCTCGCCCGGGGGCGCACCGGCACGCTCGGCCTGCACGCCTTCGACCTGCTGCTCGAGCGGGCCGACCCCCTCGCCCAGCCGCTGAGCGGCATGCAGTCCCCGCCGCTGGACACCGGGGGTGTGATCCCCTGGGACCAGACCGACGACGACGTGCTCTCCGACCCGCGCGCGTTCCCGCTGTACGTCGACGAGGTGCAGCGCGGTTTCGAGCTGGAGTGCTGGGCGCTCGGTCGTCCGGTGATGCTGAGCAGCGGATCGGATGCCGACGTCTCGGTCGCCGACACGGTCGGACGCGTCGACGGGCTCGCGATCTTTCCCTCCCCGCAGACCGCGCCGACCCTCGCGCGGCACTCCCTCAGCATCCCGATCGTGCTGTTCAGCACCGCGCCCGCGGACGACGCGCACCACCGGGTCCGCGTCGACAACGCCCGCGGGATGCGCGCGCTCGTCGCCCATCTCGTGGAGGAGCACTCGGCGACCGACCTCGCCTTCGTGGGACGTCTGGAGGCGACGGACGCCGTCGAGCGCCGCGACGCGATGGTCGCGGAGCTCGAGGCCCGTGGCATCCGTCCCCGCCCCGAGATCGTCGACGCGACCGTGCGCGGGGAGGACGACCTCGTGCCGCAGGTGCGCGCGTTGATCGCCGCGGGACGGATGCCGCAGGCCTTCGTCTGCGCGACCGACCAGAACGCGTTCACGCTTCTCGACGTGCTCGCCGCCGAGGGGGTGCGCGTCCCCGAGGACGTCGCGGTCACCGGCTTCGACGGCACGCTCGGCTCGCGCCTGACCACTCCGCCGTTGACGACCGTGCGCCAGCCGATGGAGGCGATGGGGCGGGCTGCGGCCAGGATCCTCGCGGGCACGGCCGGCTCGCCGCCGCCGGATGGGGCTTTCGACGTGGTGTTCGAGCCGCGGGTGCTGGTGCGGGAGAGCTGCGGCTGCTGA
- a CDS encoding HAD family hydrolase, whose product MPRPVLILDFDGTVALGDGPLLAYARAVAAHAASADALVTAVAAHLAAPSADAIDGYDVVRRVAVAEGIGEDALAAAYTASRAQLGTDEAPVTVAAGLASFLRTTDAERLLVTNAPATRLDAALASLGLEGLFDRIITDAAKPAGLETLLDSLDEDVPVLAVGDVWRNDLAPAHARGHATALVGGYPDPTADPTYRAATLDELLPALAEWVATAHVPFSA is encoded by the coding sequence GTGCCTCGCCCCGTCCTCATTCTCGACTTCGACGGTACCGTCGCCCTCGGCGACGGCCCCCTCCTGGCCTATGCCCGCGCGGTCGCCGCGCACGCGGCATCCGCCGATGCCCTCGTCACCGCCGTGGCCGCTCACCTCGCGGCCCCCTCGGCCGACGCGATCGACGGCTACGACGTCGTCCGCCGCGTCGCTGTCGCGGAGGGGATCGGCGAGGACGCCCTCGCCGCCGCCTACACGGCGAGCCGCGCGCAGCTCGGCACGGACGAGGCCCCGGTCACGGTCGCCGCCGGGCTCGCGTCCTTCCTCCGGACCACGGATGCCGAACGCCTCCTCGTCACGAACGCCCCGGCCACGCGGCTCGACGCGGCCCTCGCCTCCCTGGGCCTCGAGGGACTGTTCGACCGCATCATCACCGACGCCGCCAAGCCCGCGGGGCTCGAGACACTGCTCGACTCCCTCGACGAGGACGTGCCCGTCCTCGCGGTCGGCGACGTATGGCGCAACGATCTCGCGCCGGCGCACGCCCGCGGCCACGCCACGGCCCTCGTCGGCGGCTACCCCGACCCCACCGCCGACCCGACCTACCGGGCCGCGACCCTCGACGAGCTGCTTCCCGCGCTCGCCGAGTGGGTCGCGACGGCCCACGTCCCTTTCTCCGCCTGA